The proteins below come from a single Rhizobium sp. BT04 genomic window:
- the gmd gene encoding GDP-mannose 4,6-dehydratase, whose translation MTKTALITGVTGQDGAYLAELLLSKGYTVHGIKRRSSSFNTGRIEHIYQDPHEAHPRFILHYGDMIDSTNLLRIVQQTQPDEIYNLAAQSHVGVSFETPEYTADADGVGTLRLLEAIRILGLEGKTRFYQASTSELYGLVQEVPQNEKTPFYPRSPYAAAKLYAYWIVVNYREAYGMHASNGILFNHESPLRGETFVTRKITMAVAAISLGLQDKLFLGNLDAKRDWGHAREYVEGMWRMLQQDKPDDYVLATGETTSVRQFVEWAFADVGITLEWKGSGVAEKGYDVASGACLVEIDPRYFRPTEVDLLLGDPTKARQKLGWHHKTPVRELAAEMVREDVKHWKALNSRKEI comes from the coding sequence ATGACGAAAACCGCGCTTATCACTGGGGTGACTGGTCAGGATGGTGCCTATTTGGCCGAATTGCTTCTGAGCAAGGGCTATACGGTGCACGGTATCAAGCGGCGGTCTTCGTCATTTAATACCGGCCGCATCGAACATATCTATCAGGATCCGCATGAGGCACATCCTCGCTTCATTCTCCACTATGGCGATATGATCGACTCGACCAACCTGCTGCGCATCGTCCAGCAGACGCAGCCCGATGAAATCTACAATCTCGCCGCCCAAAGCCATGTCGGTGTCAGCTTCGAAACGCCTGAATATACGGCGGATGCCGATGGTGTCGGCACGTTGAGGCTGCTCGAAGCCATTCGTATCCTGGGGCTCGAGGGAAAGACCCGGTTCTACCAGGCATCGACCTCGGAACTCTACGGTCTGGTGCAGGAAGTGCCGCAGAACGAGAAGACGCCCTTTTACCCGCGTTCTCCCTATGCCGCAGCCAAGCTCTATGCCTACTGGATCGTCGTGAATTATCGCGAGGCTTACGGCATGCATGCGTCGAACGGCATTCTGTTCAACCATGAAAGCCCGCTTCGTGGCGAGACCTTCGTCACGCGCAAGATCACGATGGCGGTGGCTGCCATCAGCCTCGGCCTTCAGGACAAGCTCTTCCTCGGCAACCTTGACGCCAAGCGTGACTGGGGCCACGCGCGTGAATATGTCGAGGGCATGTGGCGCATGCTGCAACAGGACAAGCCGGATGACTACGTACTGGCGACGGGTGAGACGACCAGTGTCCGCCAGTTTGTCGAGTGGGCCTTTGCCGACGTCGGCATCACTTTGGAATGGAAGGGATCCGGCGTTGCCGAAAAAGGCTATGACGTCGCCTCAGGTGCGTGCCTTGTGGAAATCGATCCTCGCTATTTCCGCCCGACGGAAGTCGACCTTCTGCTTGGCGATCCAACCAAGGCACGTCAGAAACTCGGCTGGCATCACAAGACGCCGGTTCGCGAACTCGCCGCTGAGATGGTGCGGGAGGACGTCAAGCACTGGAAGGCTCTAAACAGCCGGAAAGAGATTTGA
- a CDS encoding GDP-L-fucose synthase yields MYDLSNKKIWVAGHRGMVGSALARRLQSEDCNVITATRREVDLTRQEEVEKFVEATRPDAIILAAAKVGGILANDSYPAEFIYDNLIIEANLFEAAHRAGVNRLLFLGSSCIYPKLAPQPIPEESLLTGALEPTNEWYAIAKIAGIKLAEAYRKQYGRDYISAMPTNLYGPGDNFDLNSSHVLPALIRKAHAAKLRKDPHMVVWGTGTPRREFLHVDDCADALVFLLKTYSGAQHVNVGSGTDLEIIELTRLVCRVIGYEGDIIHDLSKPDGTPRKLMSNQKLQDMGWKPRISLEDGIRATYAWFLEFENRSDSAV; encoded by the coding sequence GTGTACGACTTATCCAACAAGAAGATCTGGGTTGCCGGTCATCGCGGGATGGTCGGCAGTGCTCTCGCGCGCCGGCTTCAATCGGAAGATTGCAACGTTATCACGGCCACGCGCCGTGAGGTCGATTTGACGCGGCAGGAGGAGGTTGAGAAATTTGTCGAAGCAACTCGACCTGACGCGATCATTCTCGCTGCTGCCAAGGTTGGCGGCATCCTCGCGAATGACAGTTATCCGGCAGAGTTTATCTATGACAATCTGATTATCGAAGCGAACCTCTTCGAAGCCGCCCACCGGGCGGGAGTGAACCGGCTGCTCTTCCTGGGGTCAAGCTGCATCTATCCCAAGCTCGCTCCACAGCCGATTCCCGAAGAGTCTCTGCTGACCGGTGCGCTTGAGCCGACCAACGAATGGTATGCGATTGCCAAGATCGCCGGTATCAAACTGGCGGAAGCCTATCGCAAGCAATATGGTCGGGATTATATTTCGGCCATGCCGACCAATTTATATGGCCCGGGCGATAATTTCGACCTGAATTCCAGCCATGTGCTGCCTGCGCTCATCCGCAAGGCGCATGCTGCGAAACTTCGCAAAGACCCGCATATGGTGGTCTGGGGCACGGGGACCCCGCGCCGAGAGTTTCTTCATGTCGACGACTGCGCCGACGCGTTGGTGTTTCTCCTCAAAACCTATTCGGGCGCGCAGCACGTCAATGTCGGCTCGGGTACGGATCTCGAAATTATCGAATTGACCCGTTTGGTGTGCCGCGTCATCGGTTACGAGGGTGACATCATTCATGACCTTTCCAAGCCCGATGGCACGCCGCGCAAACTGATGAGCAATCAGAAGCTGCAGGACATGGGCTGGAAACCGCGCATTTCGCTTGAGGATGGCATCCGCGCCACCTACGCCTGGTTTCTGGAGTTCGAAAACAGATCCGATTCAGCGGTCTGA